From Paenibacillus graminis, a single genomic window includes:
- the hfq gene encoding RNA chaperone Hfq — protein METLKLQERVLNQCISTKVPVTIFTTNGVKMQGLVTSYDAYTITLQGQGDGRQNVLFKSAVSTVVPLKPVSLK, from the coding sequence GTGGAAACTCTGAAATTACAGGAGCGTGTGTTGAACCAATGCATCTCGACCAAGGTTCCCGTGACGATTTTTACAACCAATGGGGTTAAAATGCAGGGACTTGTAACCTCTTATGACGCTTATACCATTACTTTGCAAGGACAAGGTGACGGGAGACAGAATGTGCTGTTCAAATCAGCCGTCTCCACAGTTGTACCGCTGAAGCCTGTCTCGCTCAAATAA
- a CDS encoding phosphatase PAP2 family protein — protein MNCLPEHYTTGKTFSGNEVIRLKLDKGVVTLQYQYWSRGFWGFIGFFPVFVVIAMFVKMDRISGFDNFIIQAVQSAESPALTSLAKGLSLVGSSSLAIGISLLTLVLLYFVLKHRIELILFLAVGAGSQLLNTWMKLWFHRERPNIHRLIEQAGYSFPSGHSMAAFSLYGIIAYLLWRHMRRRSERVLLILFTVLMTGGIGWSRVYLGVHYPSDVIGGYAASGAWMMLCIACFEAYRNSRKSKKSLL, from the coding sequence TTGAATTGTCTTCCAGAACATTATACCACGGGTAAGACCTTCTCTGGAAATGAGGTCATCCGGCTTAAATTAGACAAGGGGGTAGTTACGCTGCAATACCAATACTGGTCAAGAGGTTTTTGGGGGTTTATCGGGTTTTTTCCGGTTTTTGTTGTAATTGCTATGTTTGTGAAGATGGACCGGATCTCCGGGTTTGACAATTTCATTATTCAAGCCGTGCAGTCAGCGGAATCCCCGGCACTCACTTCCCTGGCCAAGGGATTGTCCCTGGTGGGCTCGTCCAGTCTTGCAATCGGCATTTCATTACTGACTTTGGTGCTGCTGTACTTTGTGCTGAAGCATCGTATCGAGCTGATCCTGTTTCTTGCCGTAGGGGCAGGCTCACAGCTGCTGAACACCTGGATGAAGCTGTGGTTTCACCGGGAACGCCCAAATATCCACCGCCTGATCGAACAGGCTGGATACAGCTTTCCGAGCGGGCATTCCATGGCGGCGTTCTCGCTGTACGGCATCATTGCGTACCTGCTGTGGCGGCATATGAGAAGGCGCAGTGAGCGGGTACTGCTAATTCTGTTCACGGTGCTTATGACAGGGGGAATTGGCTGGAGCCGTGTCTATTTGGGGGTACACTACCCAAGTGATGTCATTGGTGGCTATGCGGCCAGCGGTGCCTGGATGATGTTATGTATTGCCTGCTTTGAGGCTTACCGGAACTCCCGGAAGAGCAAGAAGAGCCTGTTATGA
- a CDS encoding FUSC family protein, which translates to MAFGARILKTGLAVTLALYLSALLQFSSPVGAAIAAIFAMQPSIYRSWRYFLDQIQTSTIGAVLALLGGMLLSNEPIAVGLVCILVIMISMKMKRADTIGLTLVTVISVMEASGQWEFALTRFLLTLTGIVAAFIINIAVFPPKPRKQYIEQIENVFGSLSLLLRTAVSHEMKESVFRDEKNALEGSIRSLADKYALFEEEQKQLRRAKYSQTRQMVVYKNLLASLQKGFEVLEAVDRHYFQAERTGKTDELFDRHLEQLIKYHETILLKFEDKLKPGANDMDPLAEDNDRFLQAAINGYDAEKSGQLRLSVVAAAIYDYGYQLERLDKVADQINRLSADEKE; encoded by the coding sequence TTGGCTTTTGGCGCCCGCATACTCAAAACCGGATTGGCCGTAACACTTGCACTTTATCTATCCGCTCTGTTGCAATTCTCTTCTCCTGTAGGCGCAGCGATTGCAGCAATATTTGCGATGCAGCCCTCGATCTACAGATCCTGGCGGTATTTTCTGGATCAGATTCAGACGAGTACCATAGGTGCGGTACTGGCGCTGCTGGGCGGAATGCTGCTGTCCAATGAGCCGATTGCCGTCGGGCTGGTATGTATTCTGGTGATTATGATCAGTATGAAAATGAAGCGGGCCGATACGATCGGATTGACCCTCGTCACCGTAATTTCGGTTATGGAAGCCTCAGGACAATGGGAGTTTGCCTTAACCCGCTTCTTGCTGACTTTGACCGGTATTGTCGCTGCTTTTATTATCAATATTGCTGTATTTCCCCCGAAGCCGCGGAAGCAGTATATTGAGCAGATTGAAAATGTATTCGGCAGCCTGTCGCTGCTGCTGCGGACGGCTGTGTCGCATGAGATGAAGGAGAGCGTCTTCCGCGACGAAAAAAATGCGCTGGAGGGCTCTATCCGGTCGCTTGCCGATAAGTACGCCTTGTTCGAGGAAGAGCAGAAACAGCTCCGCCGGGCCAAATACAGCCAGACCCGGCAGATGGTAGTCTATAAAAACCTTCTGGCTTCGCTGCAGAAAGGGTTTGAAGTGCTGGAGGCGGTGGACCGCCATTACTTCCAGGCAGAACGCACCGGAAAGACCGATGAGCTGTTTGACCGGCATCTGGAGCAATTAATCAAATATCATGAGACTATTCTGCTCAAGTTCGAAGATAAGCTGAAGCCGGGAGCAAACGATATGGACCCGCTGGCTGAAGATAACGACCGTTTTCTCCAAGCGGCAATCAACGGCTATGATGCTGAGAAATCCGGCCAGCTGCGTCTCTCCGTAGTGGCGGCTGCGATTTATGACTACGGATATCAGCTGGAGCGGCTGGATAAGGTTGCGGATCAGATTAACCGGCTTTCTGCCGATGAGAAGGAATAA
- the helD gene encoding RNA polymerase recycling motor HelD: protein MEKHDSEWEEEQKRVNGITKLLSAHIRRLSEELGLHRSDVVDMRKDFWEEVTVNFSSPDDLGETSTSLRQQAQILNERERHHLQSSKALKKYRKLVVSPYFGRIDFKETPDAETERIYLGIGSLMEDNGSFLIYDWRAPISSLYYDGAPGPAAYETPGGLVSGTMELKRQFVIDNGTIEVMFDTGVTIGDELLQQVLSHSADDRMKSIVATIQKEQNAIIRNDRSRMLVVQGAAGSGKTSAALQRVAYLLYKYREVLQADQMLLFSPNPLFNSYVSTVLPELGEENMQQTTFQMYLEHRLGQEFELEDVFSQTESLLNAPEGPEAATRRAGIAYKSSVAFLDVIRRYVNLLEHEGMLFKPLVFQGRTVVSKEEMEQKFYSFDNSIKLANRIDLMTSWLLKKTAAFSVEERESKWVEDQIELLDSSDYQRAYNMLRRKGGGRNDSFDDFDMEKTVLARYIVSQRLKPLRGWTKRGRFVDVKGLYSLLFADRNLMERLGNGRALPEEWGSICRQTVASLSRNELAYEDATPFLYLKELSQGFRTNTQIRHVIVDEVQDYSPFQLEFMRRLFPRAKMTVLGDLNQAIYAQGEVLGDLGGLVSIYGKENTEVISLTRSYRSTYEIVEFTRSMIPGGEKIVPFNRRGESPLLTVVDNEEGLLGSIEQDVLNLHSMGYHYVAVICKTAEESARVHAELQNRLPVRLVTKDTPNFQKGTLVLPAYLAKGVEFDAVIIYDGSEAKYGRESERKLFYTACTRAMHLLHIYSLGQPNHFLPAVVRESVTAGVVQR, encoded by the coding sequence ATGGAGAAACATGATAGCGAGTGGGAAGAAGAGCAGAAACGGGTAAACGGAATTACGAAGCTGCTGTCGGCCCATATCAGGCGGCTATCCGAGGAGCTCGGTCTTCATCGCAGTGATGTCGTGGATATGCGTAAAGATTTCTGGGAAGAGGTGACGGTAAACTTCAGCAGCCCGGATGACCTGGGGGAAACTTCGACAAGTCTGCGGCAGCAGGCGCAAATTCTGAATGAACGCGAACGCCATCATCTGCAGTCAAGCAAAGCGCTCAAAAAATATAGAAAGCTTGTTGTGTCGCCTTATTTTGGACGGATTGATTTTAAGGAGACACCGGATGCAGAGACAGAACGGATTTATCTGGGCATTGGCTCGCTAATGGAGGATAACGGCTCGTTCCTGATTTACGACTGGCGCGCCCCCATTTCAAGTCTGTATTATGACGGGGCTCCGGGTCCGGCAGCCTATGAAACACCAGGCGGGCTTGTCTCCGGCACGATGGAGCTGAAACGCCAATTCGTAATCGATAACGGCACGATTGAGGTCATGTTCGATACAGGCGTTACCATTGGCGACGAACTGCTTCAGCAGGTGCTCAGCCACAGCGCGGATGACCGGATGAAAAGTATTGTAGCGACGATCCAGAAAGAGCAGAATGCCATTATCCGCAATGACCGGAGCCGGATGCTGGTCGTGCAGGGTGCTGCAGGCAGCGGCAAAACCTCAGCCGCGCTGCAGCGCGTGGCTTATCTGCTCTATAAATACCGCGAGGTGCTGCAGGCGGATCAAATGCTGCTGTTCTCGCCGAATCCGCTTTTTAACAGCTATGTATCCACAGTACTGCCGGAGCTGGGTGAAGAAAATATGCAGCAGACTACGTTCCAGATGTATCTTGAGCACCGTCTGGGCCAGGAATTTGAGCTGGAGGATGTCTTCAGCCAGACAGAAAGCCTGCTGAATGCCCCGGAAGGGCCTGAGGCGGCCACACGGAGAGCGGGAATTGCCTACAAGTCGTCTGTGGCTTTTTTGGATGTGATCCGGCGTTACGTCAATCTTTTGGAGCATGAGGGGATGCTGTTTAAACCGCTTGTGTTTCAAGGCCGGACAGTCGTCAGTAAAGAAGAAATGGAGCAAAAATTCTACAGCTTTGATAATAGCATTAAACTGGCGAACCGGATTGATCTGATGACAAGCTGGCTGCTCAAAAAAACCGCTGCATTCAGTGTGGAAGAACGGGAATCGAAGTGGGTGGAGGATCAGATTGAGCTGCTGGATTCCAGTGACTATCAGCGGGCCTACAATATGCTCCGCCGCAAGGGGGGCGGCCGGAATGACAGCTTTGATGACTTTGATATGGAAAAAACCGTGCTGGCCCGGTATATTGTCAGCCAGCGTCTGAAGCCGCTGCGCGGCTGGACCAAACGGGGAAGGTTCGTGGATGTGAAGGGGCTGTACAGTCTGCTTTTTGCTGACCGTAACTTAATGGAACGCCTGGGCAACGGCCGGGCCCTGCCGGAAGAATGGGGCTCTATCTGCCGCCAGACGGTGGCGTCATTGAGCCGGAACGAGCTTGCCTATGAGGATGCCACACCTTTTCTGTATCTGAAGGAGCTGAGCCAGGGCTTCCGGACCAATACACAAATCCGTCATGTAATCGTCGATGAGGTGCAGGATTATTCCCCGTTCCAGCTTGAATTCATGCGCCGCCTGTTCCCCCGGGCCAAAATGACAGTGCTTGGCGATCTCAATCAGGCGATTTATGCCCAGGGTGAGGTGCTTGGTGATCTGGGCGGGCTGGTCAGCATCTACGGCAAGGAGAATACGGAAGTGATCTCGCTGACCCGCAGCTACCGCTCGACCTATGAGATTGTTGAATTTACGCGTTCGATGATCCCCGGCGGGGAAAAGATTGTTCCCTTCAACCGGAGGGGGGAATCACCGCTGCTGACGGTTGTGGACAATGAGGAGGGTCTGCTTGGTTCTATTGAGCAGGATGTTCTGAATCTGCACTCTATGGGCTATCATTACGTAGCGGTAATCTGCAAAACGGCAGAGGAGAGTGCGCGCGTCCATGCCGAGCTGCAGAACAGGCTTCCGGTCAGGCTGGTTACGAAGGATACGCCCAATTTCCAAAAAGGGACCCTGGTGCTTCCCGCATATTTGGCCAAAGGTGTGGAATTTGATGCCGTCATCATATATGACGGCTCTGAAGCTAAATATGGCCGGGAAAGTGAACGCAAGCTGTTCTATACCGCGTGCACCCGGGCTATGCATCTGCTGCATATTTACAGCCTGGGGCAGCCGAATCATTTCCTGCCTGCCGTAGTCCGCGAGTCGGTGACCGCGGGAGTTGTGCAGCGCTGA
- a CDS encoding MFS transporter, translating to MNHSSERLWTPSFITLTLCNLLLFMGLQMTLSTLPAYAEGTLQASSVQVSLVTSLFALSAIASRLFSGKAMEKGGRNLLIFLGLSVSITAVAGYYWAGSILALLLLRMLFGIGFGMASTAFPTMASDIIPVRRMGEGMGYFGLSTSLAMSAGPLIGLSLLQGPGFGSLLICTAAAMVLILPLSYRLATKLPAHHKEPSAPPVSELKGGAFRRLFIPCLLNFLLSVSYGGLLGFLALYGAEAHLEHIAYFFLFNAAAIVVVRPLSGKIYDRFGPPALLIPGSLFIVGGLLLLSFASSTAALFPAAICYGIGFGSMQPALQTWMIQSVEPRQRGMANGMFFNSLDLGVAIGTMILGSIALYTSYGVMYRYSALAPVLLLLIYTSLLLAKRYNRPKSAPKNFSSQSAAK from the coding sequence TTGAATCATTCATCTGAACGATTATGGACACCGTCATTTATAACGCTTACCCTATGCAATCTGCTGCTGTTTATGGGCCTGCAGATGACTCTCTCCACCCTCCCCGCTTATGCCGAAGGAACGCTGCAGGCTTCATCTGTGCAAGTCAGTCTTGTGACCAGCCTGTTTGCACTGAGCGCTATCGCCTCCCGGCTGTTCTCCGGCAAAGCTATGGAGAAAGGCGGCCGCAATCTGCTGATCTTCCTGGGTCTGTCCGTCTCCATAACTGCGGTAGCCGGCTATTACTGGGCAGGAAGCATTCTTGCGCTTCTGCTCCTGCGGATGCTGTTCGGGATTGGCTTCGGCATGGCCAGCACCGCCTTTCCGACGATGGCCTCTGACATTATCCCGGTCCGGCGGATGGGCGAAGGCATGGGCTACTTCGGCCTGTCCACGAGTCTTGCCATGTCCGCCGGTCCGCTGATCGGGCTCAGTCTGCTGCAAGGTCCAGGCTTTGGATCGCTGCTGATCTGCACTGCTGCTGCTATGGTGCTCATTTTGCCGCTCAGCTACCGCCTGGCCACGAAGCTGCCTGCACATCATAAGGAGCCGTCCGCCCCGCCGGTATCAGAACTCAAGGGCGGCGCCTTCCGGAGACTGTTTATCCCCTGCCTGCTTAACTTTCTGCTGTCTGTATCCTATGGCGGGCTGCTGGGTTTTCTGGCTCTGTACGGTGCTGAGGCACATCTGGAGCATATCGCTTACTTCTTTCTGTTCAATGCTGCGGCTATAGTAGTTGTACGGCCACTCTCCGGTAAAATTTACGACCGTTTCGGCCCTCCCGCACTGCTCATTCCGGGGAGCCTTTTCATTGTTGGAGGACTGCTGCTGCTCTCTTTCGCTTCCTCAACGGCTGCACTGTTTCCGGCAGCCATTTGTTACGGAATCGGCTTCGGTTCGATGCAGCCCGCATTACAGACCTGGATGATTCAATCCGTGGAGCCCCGCCAGCGCGGGATGGCTAACGGGATGTTCTTCAACTCGCTGGACCTCGGTGTAGCTATTGGCACCATGATCCTCGGCTCCATTGCATTATACACCAGCTATGGCGTCATGTACCGGTACTCGGCGCTGGCTCCTGTTCTGCTGCTGTTAATATATACATCCCTATTGCTCGCTAAACGGTATAACCGTCCTAAATCAGCACCAAAGAATTTCAGCAGCCAATCGGCGGCCAAATAA
- a CDS encoding MarR family winged helix-turn-helix transcriptional regulator, translating into MPHTSPQEFLGFLLGSTHRRISNAFARVLKPYDITPEQWSILLMICDREGINQKDVAAAAAKDQPTTARIVELLQKKGFIHKTTSPADRRAFQLYATETGKSLIERTVSLEQQTIAAAVNGLRPEQIEDLRSMLELIYHNTGNTNQE; encoded by the coding sequence ATGCCGCATACTTCTCCCCAGGAATTCCTCGGATTTCTGCTGGGCTCTACTCACCGGAGGATTTCCAATGCATTTGCCCGGGTCCTGAAACCCTATGACATCACCCCGGAACAGTGGTCAATTCTGCTGATGATCTGTGACCGTGAGGGCATTAACCAGAAGGATGTTGCCGCCGCTGCTGCCAAAGACCAGCCGACTACGGCCAGAATCGTAGAACTGCTGCAGAAGAAAGGCTTCATACACAAAACCACGAGCCCTGCCGACCGGCGTGCCTTTCAACTCTATGCGACAGAAACAGGCAAGTCATTAATAGAGCGTACCGTGTCCCTGGAGCAACAGACGATCGCTGCGGCGGTCAACGGGCTCCGCCCCGAGCAGATCGAAGACCTCCGCTCCATGCTGGAACTGATCTACCACAACACCGGAAATACAAATCAAGAATAG
- the fsa gene encoding fructose-6-phosphate aldolase translates to MKFFLDTGNIEEIKRITRLGLVDGVTTNPSLIAKEGRLFKDVIKEIVAIVPGPVSAEVIGLKAEEMLKEAYEIAEWAPNVVIKLPMTEDGLEACYELTKKGIKTNVTLIFSAAQGLMAAKAGATYISPFVGRLDDIGVDGMKLISDLKTILTNYGLQSEIIAASIRNIAHVEQAAIAGAHIATIPGSLLPSLWKHPLTDNGIERFLKDWEKVPQA, encoded by the coding sequence ATGAAATTTTTCTTGGATACCGGAAATATTGAGGAAATCAAACGTATTACCCGCCTCGGATTAGTGGATGGCGTTACGACAAATCCGTCGCTTATCGCCAAAGAAGGCAGACTTTTCAAAGATGTAATCAAAGAAATCGTCGCTATTGTGCCAGGTCCGGTCAGCGCCGAGGTCATCGGTCTGAAGGCCGAAGAAATGCTGAAGGAAGCTTACGAAATAGCTGAGTGGGCACCGAATGTTGTCATCAAGCTGCCAATGACTGAAGATGGTCTGGAAGCTTGTTATGAATTAACCAAAAAAGGCATCAAAACCAACGTTACCCTCATCTTCTCCGCAGCTCAGGGTCTGATGGCCGCCAAAGCCGGGGCTACCTATATTAGCCCGTTCGTTGGCCGTCTGGATGATATCGGTGTAGACGGCATGAAGCTGATCTCGGATTTGAAGACCATTCTGACCAATTACGGACTTCAATCGGAAATTATCGCCGCCAGCATCCGCAATATTGCCCATGTAGAGCAGGCAGCCATTGCCGGAGCGCATATCGCAACCATTCCGGGCTCACTCCTGCCTTCCCTGTGGAAACATCCGCTGACAGACAACGGTATCGAACGTTTCCTGAAAGACTGGGAGAAGGTTCCGCAAGCCTAA
- a CDS encoding macro domain-containing protein — MPIIINHVAVSACQGDITSWQGDMIVNASNSGLFGGGGVDGAIHRAGGPQIAGECAAIRRKQGGILPGEAAVTSAGKLPLLGIIHTVGPIWKGGDAGEISTLARCYLSSLDAACTQGAQSIAFPNISTGVYNFPKALACQTALRTVVEYVKRRDSGGLPLKRIEFICFEKDNADLYEEMLKRYGDIY, encoded by the coding sequence ATGCCGATCATCATTAACCATGTGGCTGTTTCCGCCTGCCAAGGGGATATAACCTCCTGGCAGGGGGATATGATTGTGAATGCGTCGAATTCAGGCCTTTTTGGCGGCGGTGGGGTGGACGGTGCGATTCACCGTGCAGGCGGACCGCAAATTGCCGGGGAGTGTGCAGCGATCCGCCGCAAGCAAGGCGGAATTCTGCCTGGTGAAGCAGCCGTTACAAGTGCCGGGAAGCTCCCGCTGCTGGGGATCATACATACTGTAGGACCGATTTGGAAAGGCGGAGACGCTGGTGAAATTTCAACTTTAGCCAGATGTTACTTGAGCAGCCTGGATGCAGCATGCACCCAAGGGGCGCAGAGCATTGCTTTTCCGAACATCAGCACGGGAGTATATAATTTCCCCAAAGCCCTGGCTTGCCAAACTGCGCTAAGGACTGTGGTAGAATATGTTAAGAGACGCGATTCAGGAGGACTGCCGCTAAAACGGATCGAATTTATCTGCTTTGAGAAGGATAACGCTGATTTATATGAGGAAATGCTTAAACGTTATGGTGATATATATTGA
- a CDS encoding GNAT family N-acetyltransferase, which yields MISNIEVSFTVVEPENRDLRALIARLDDELKARYPHETIYVVDFSDPKVREMTFVVAYAGDKPVGCGGLRPLDPDSSVMELKRFYVDPDTRKQGIANRMLLDLEQKARAAGCIEIRLETGIKQPEAIALYEKHGYRPIDLFGPYIGDPDSLCYGKSLS from the coding sequence ATGATATCGAATATCGAAGTGAGTTTTACAGTGGTGGAGCCTGAGAACAGGGATTTGAGGGCATTAATTGCCCGTCTCGATGACGAACTGAAAGCAAGGTATCCGCATGAAACCATCTATGTTGTTGATTTTTCTGATCCCAAGGTGCGGGAAATGACTTTCGTGGTAGCTTATGCGGGAGACAAGCCGGTAGGCTGCGGGGGCCTGCGGCCGCTTGACCCGGATTCATCGGTGATGGAGCTGAAGCGTTTCTATGTAGACCCGGATACCCGCAAGCAGGGGATTGCTAACCGCATGCTGCTGGATTTGGAGCAGAAAGCAAGAGCAGCGGGCTGCATTGAAATCAGGCTGGAGACAGGCATCAAGCAGCCGGAAGCAATTGCACTATATGAGAAGCACGGCTACCGGCCGATTGACTTGTTTGGCCCTTATATAGGCGATCCTGACAGCCTCTGTTACGGCAAAAGCTTGTCCTGA
- the rpiA gene encoding ribose-5-phosphate isomerase RpiA, translating into MSINVKQLAAEKAVEYVVDGMKVGLGTGSTAYWAIRKLGERVQEGLKITAVATSVASEEQARELGIPLVGFGDIDGLDLTIDGADELNHDLELIKGGGGALLREKIVARGSKQMIVVADESKAVDTLGQFPLPVEIVPFAWEWTVAELAKLGCTVELRSSGDGLYKTDNGNYIADCRFGAIASASELAGSLQNITGVVEHGLFIGIAAMAIIGKQDGSIEIIEREYGE; encoded by the coding sequence ATGAGTATCAATGTGAAGCAGCTCGCAGCAGAGAAGGCAGTGGAATATGTGGTGGACGGAATGAAGGTGGGGCTGGGTACCGGTTCTACGGCATACTGGGCCATCCGCAAGCTGGGAGAACGTGTACAGGAAGGGCTGAAGATCACCGCGGTTGCCACTTCTGTAGCCTCGGAAGAGCAGGCCCGCGAGCTGGGTATTCCTCTGGTTGGCTTCGGTGATATCGATGGACTTGACCTGACGATTGACGGGGCCGATGAGCTGAATCACGACCTGGAGCTGATTAAAGGCGGCGGCGGGGCGCTGCTGCGTGAGAAAATCGTCGCCCGGGGCAGCAAGCAGATGATCGTGGTGGCGGACGAGAGCAAGGCTGTAGATACGCTCGGGCAATTTCCGCTCCCGGTGGAGATTGTTCCCTTTGCCTGGGAATGGACCGTCGCTGAACTGGCCAAACTGGGCTGCACCGTGGAGCTGCGGAGCAGCGGGGACGGGCTGTATAAGACTGACAACGGCAATTACATTGCGGATTGCCGGTTCGGGGCAATTGCTTCGGCATCTGAACTCGCAGGGTCCTTGCAGAACATCACCGGAGTAGTTGAACACGGGCTGTTCATCGGCATCGCTGCTATGGCGATTATCGGCAAACAGGATGGCAGCATTGAAATTATTGAGCGTGAATACGGCGAGTAG
- a CDS encoding VanZ family protein — translation MKLLSVNTASSSRKQSKPRQRGGKRRTPVQPRGIGRAMLLILLIAYSSALVYWMFIGFGRSVHTEGPFRYNLEPLRTIKLYFDLDNGVSFLGRLINLLGNVIVFVPFGFLLPLLRRSLRSVLLLLFVSALGILFLETVQMLLRVGSFDIDDVLLNLAGVLTGYIVLWIVFLMGKR, via the coding sequence TTGAAATTATTGAGCGTGAATACGGCGAGTAGCAGCCGGAAGCAGAGTAAACCCCGCCAGAGGGGCGGAAAAAGGCGTACACCGGTGCAGCCGCGGGGAATAGGCAGGGCAATGCTGCTGATCCTGCTTATCGCATACAGTTCCGCTCTGGTGTACTGGATGTTTATCGGGTTTGGGCGGTCTGTACACACAGAAGGGCCTTTCCGCTATAACCTGGAGCCGCTGCGCACCATAAAACTTTACTTTGATCTGGATAACGGGGTTTCTTTCCTTGGAAGGCTAATTAATCTGCTGGGCAATGTTATTGTTTTTGTGCCATTTGGCTTTCTGCTGCCTTTGCTGAGGAGAAGTCTGCGTTCTGTGCTTTTGCTGCTCTTCGTCTCGGCCTTGGGGATACTGTTCCTGGAGACGGTGCAGATGCTGCTTCGTGTCGGCAGCTTTGACATTGACGATGTGCTGCTTAACCTGGCGGGAGTATTGACCGGGTACATTGTGCTTTGGATCGTGTTTTTAATGGGGAAAAGATAA
- a CDS encoding GNAT family N-acetyltransferase: MLVDLKQRTDTDEVKELLAYAVIDEPDALWRTSVEYVRKAALQLYGWEEEGLLVGLVGFEETEDGSLEIRHIAVLPENRGKGYARGIILELLAARNPRYLLAETEDEIAADFYRNLGFMVYSLGENPAGIEMFRCVYEVEEDEDDE; this comes from the coding sequence ATGCTGGTAGATTTGAAACAGCGTACGGATACGGATGAAGTGAAAGAACTGCTGGCTTATGCCGTCATTGATGAGCCGGATGCGCTGTGGCGTACCTCGGTGGAATATGTCAGAAAGGCAGCGCTGCAGCTCTATGGATGGGAAGAGGAAGGTTTGCTCGTAGGACTCGTAGGTTTTGAGGAAACCGAAGATGGCTCGCTGGAGATCCGCCATATCGCTGTGCTCCCGGAGAACAGGGGGAAGGGCTATGCGCGGGGCATCATTCTCGAGCTGCTGGCCGCTCGCAATCCGCGGTATCTGCTGGCTGAGACGGAAGACGAGATTGCCGCCGATTTTTACCGCAACCTGGGCTTTATGGTGTACAGCCTTGGGGAGAATCCAGCCGGCATTGAAATGTTCCGCTGTGTCTACGAGGTTGAAGAAGACGAGGATGATGAATAA
- a CDS encoding MarR family winged helix-turn-helix transcriptional regulator: MRDLKGEPQHWIDRYVDAYMGVTRQINAQIRDNMAEGLTNDQFLIMRLINSQELCTSTFLAEAVAVGKSSITAIINRLAEAEFIDRTRDENDRRQVYLSLTEKGRSTYHAAEKQVQEVISPYFSHFEEQDIEKFITMFEKLALLMQETGGRNN; the protein is encoded by the coding sequence GTGAGAGACTTGAAAGGAGAGCCACAGCATTGGATTGACCGCTACGTAGATGCTTATATGGGGGTGACCCGGCAAATCAACGCGCAGATCAGGGACAATATGGCAGAAGGCCTGACCAATGACCAATTTCTGATCATGCGGCTGATCAACAGCCAGGAGCTATGTACTTCCACTTTTTTGGCGGAGGCAGTTGCAGTGGGAAAGAGTTCCATTACCGCGATTATCAATAGGCTGGCCGAAGCCGAATTTATTGACCGGACCCGGGATGAGAACGACCGCCGCCAGGTTTATTTATCGCTGACTGAGAAGGGCAGAAGCACCTATCATGCGGCTGAAAAGCAGGTCCAGGAGGTTATTTCTCCTTATTTCTCCCACTTTGAGGAGCAGGATATCGAGAAATTCATCACGATGTTTGAGAAGCTGGCATTATTAATGCAGGAGACAGGGGGGAGAAACAATTGA